A single window of Carassius auratus strain Wakin chromosome 9, ASM336829v1, whole genome shotgun sequence DNA harbors:
- the LOC113108391 gene encoding ATP-dependent RNA helicase DDX18, producing the protein MADMQMKILRKKIQKRNDKNKQRKLLRAQKEEEENGEEVKVVLDESDSAPNVSEEQQPSNETSQQIKKKKKRKLHGAGDAASGVKKVKKQDVKETTEASDGEDEKQEEFTEPEKVPENGNDDKGGSAEEDDSDEDGPELPSGLTGAFEDKSFASLAEVVSENTLKGVKEMGFETMTEIQHKTIRPLLEGRDVLAAAKTGSGKTLAFLIPSIELIYKLKFMPRNGTGVVILSPTRELAMQTYGVLKELMTHHVHTYGLIMGGSNRSAEAQKLSNGVNIIVATPGRLLDHLQNTPGFMFKNLQCLIIDEADRILEVGFEEELKQIIKLLPKKRQTMLFSATQTRKVEDLARISLKKEPLYVGVDDNKDTATVEGLEQGYVVCPSEKRFLLLFTFLKKNRKKKLMVFFSSCMSVKYHYELLNYIDLPVMAIHGKQKQTKRTTTFFQFCNADSGILLCTDVAARGLDIPEVDWIVQYDPPDDPKEYIHRVGRTARGINGRGHALLILRPEELGFLRFLKQAKVPLSEFEFSWAKISDIQSQLEKLIEKNYYLHKSAQEAYKSYVRAYDSHSLKQIYNVETLDLPKVAMSFGFKVPPFVDLNVHSSKGAKMQKRGGGGGFGYQKSNNVHKAKIFKHVNKRRGDGRQFSR; encoded by the exons ATGGCGGACATGCAGATGAAGATTCTCCGCAAGAAAATTCAGAAgagaaatgataaaaataaacaacgcAAATTGCTCAGAGCTCAGAAGGAAGAAGAGGAAAACGGTGAAG AGGTAAAAGTTGTTCTGGACGAATCTGATTCTGCTCCAAACGTCAGTGAAGAGCAGCAGCCAAGTAACGAAACCTCACAGCaaattaagaagaaaaagaaaagaaaactgcatGGTGCAGGGGACGCAGCATCTG GTGTGAAAAAGGTCAAAAAGCAAGATGTTAAAGAGACAACAGAAGCATCGGATGGAGAAGATGAGAAACAGGAGGAATTTACAGAGCCTGAAAAGGTGCCAGAAAACGGAAATGATGACAAAGGGGGTTCAGCAGAAGAGGATGACAGTGATGAAGATGGACCAGAGCTTCCTTCTGGTCTCACAG GTGCGTTTGAGGACAAGTCGTTTGCATCTTTGGCTGAAGTGGTCAGTGAGAATACACTGAAGGGAGTGAAGGAAATGGGCTTTGAAACCATGACTGAGATCCAGCACAAGACCATACGACCTCTGCTGGAAGGAAG AGACGTGTTGGCTGCCGCTAAAACAGGAAGCGGTAAAACTCTGGCTTTCCTGATTCCATCCATTGAGCTTATTTACAAACTCAAATTTATGCCCAGAAATG ggactGGAGTGGTCATATTGTCTCCCACTCGTGAGTTGGCCATGCAGACGTATGGTGTGCTGAAGGAGCTGATGACTCATCATGTGCACACATATGGCCTCATCATGGGCGGCAGCAATCGTTCTGCTGAAGCCCAGAAACTCTCCAATGGAGTCAATATCATTGTTGCTACACCTGGCAGACTTCTCGATCACCTGCAG AACACCCCCGGGTTCATGTTTAAGAACCTCCAGTGTCTGATCATTGACGAGGCTGATAGGATTCTAGAGGTTGGCTTCGAGGAAGAACTGAAGCAGATCATCAAACTGCTGCCTA AAAAAAGACAGACCATGTTGTTTTCCGCAACACAGACGCGTAAAGTGGAGGATCTTGCACGAATCTCCCTCAAGAAGGAGCCGTTGTATGTGGGTGTGGATGACAACAAAGACACGGCCACCGTGGAAGGACTAGAACAG GGATATGTCGTGTGTCCTTCGGAAAAACGTTTCCTGCTGCTTTTCACGTTTCTGAAGAAGAACCGTAAGAAGAAGCTGATGGTGTTCTTCTCATCTTGCATGTCTGTGAAGTACCACTATGAGCTGCTCAACTACATCGATCTGCCCGTCATGGCTATTCAC GGGAAGCAGAAACAGACGAAGAGAACCACAACGTTTTTCCAGTTCTGTAACGCAGACTCTGGCATACTCCTCTGTACGGATGTGGCTGCCAGAGGTCTCGATATCCCAGAGGTGGACTGGATTGTTCAGTACGACCCTCCCGATGATCCAAAG GAGTACATTCACCGTGTGGGACGAACAGCTCGTGGTATTAATGGTAGAGGACATGCCCTCCTGATCCTAAGACCAGAGGAGCTCGGCTTTCTACGATTTCTCAAACAGGCCAAA GTCCCTTTGAGTGAGTTTGAGTTCTCCTGGGCTAAAATCTCTGATATTCAATCTCAG TTGGAGAAGCTGATAGAGAAGAACTACTACCTTCACAAATCAGCTCAGGAGGCTTACAAATCCTACGTCAGAGCTTACGACTCTCATTCCCTCAAACAAATCTATAATGTGGAGACGCTCGACCTCCCGAAAGTGGCAATGTCCTTTGGGTTTAAAGTGCCACCTTTTGTGGACCTCA ATGTTCACAGCAGTAAAGGGGCGAAGATGCAGAAGCGAGGTGGCGGCGGAGGCTTTGGCTACCAGAAATCGAATAACGTCCACAAGGCCAAGATCTTCAAACACGTCAACAAAAGGAGAGGAGATGGTAGACAGTTCTCACGCTGA
- the ccdc93 gene encoding coiled-coil domain-containing protein 93 isoform X1 — MAATSVFQRVRTGSKIGAQYDQEGNLIKVETREDEEQSVKLAEILELLLAAGYFRARIKGLSPFDKVVGGLTWCITTCNFDIDVDLLFQENSTIGQKIALTEKIVSVLPKMKCPHRLEPHQIQGLDFIHIFPVVQWLVKKAIETREEMGDYVRSYSISQFQKSHAFPEDEEFELRKERAISTVVNVCEVYAPQRRYKRQVDAGELLDEESRVHSTLLEFGSPCLLISQYMQRYGFSKQSKAATAVEQKQVLAQGAPGVPPGMTQVSEEEDLQAAEELRIKALMTGMAAMATEEGKLSASTVGQIVGLQSEEIKQIATEYAEKAERSVEDRPERFGPAQQHRRQLASLNKQITQKTKDLEELQSKQQEARAACEEAKVKLAEATAQTEKLESELNSLEDVESQADSGLLEKLRALVAMNENLKHQEQTFRSHCREEMTRLQQNIEELKLEYGEEGEEKKEMNVLIDQQYTADREKLQKIRLLMARRNREIAILQRKIDEVPSRAELTQYQKRFIELYSQVSATHKETKQFFTLYNTLDDKKVYLEKEVNLLNSIHDHFQQAMASSGSKEQFLRQMEQIVEGIKQSRIKMEKKRQENKMRRDQLNDEYLELLDKQRLYFKTVKDFKEECRKNEMLLSKLRAKGAS; from the exons ATGGCGGCCACCTCTGTGTTCCAGAGAGTGAGAACAGGCTCGAAAATCGGAGCCCAATATGATCAGGAGGGCAATCTCATCAAG GTGGAGACACGTGAGGATGAGGAGCAGAGTGTCAAGCTTGCAGAGATTTTGGAGTTGTTGCTCGCTGCTGGTTATTTCAGAGCACGCATTAAGGGACTGTCACCCTTTGACAAG GTGGTTGGAGGACTGACCTGGTGTATAACTACATGCAACTTTGACATAGACGTCGATCTGCTTTTCCAAGAAAATTCCACCATTGGGCAAAAAAT TGCTCTGACAGAGAAGATTGTGTCAGTTCTGCCCAAAATGAAGTGTCCTCACCGATTAGAGCCTCATCAGATCCAAGGGCTGGATTTCATCCACATCTTCCCTGTTGTACAG TGGTTAGTAAAGAAGGCGATTGAAACCCGGGAGGAGATGGGAGATTATGTCAGGTCATATTCCATTTCTCAGTTCCAGAAATCGCATGCATTTCCTGAG GATGAGGAGTTTGAATTAAGGAAGGAGAGAGCCATCAGTACCGTGGTGAACGTGTGT GAGGTTTATGCTCCTCAGAGGCGTTATAAACGGCAGGTGGATGCTGGCGAGCTGCTGGATGAAGAGTCTCGTGTTCATTCTACCTTGCTGGAGTTCGGCAG TCCGTGCCTTCTCATATCACAGTACATGCA GCGTTATGGATTCAGCAAACAGTCTAAAGCAGCCACT GCAGTGGAGCAGAAGCAGGTGTTGGCTCAGGGCGCGCCGGGTGTGCCTCCTGGAATGACCCAGGTGTCTGAAGAAGAGGACCTGCAGGCAGCAGAGGAG CTCAGAATCAAAGCCTTGATGACTGGAATGGCTGCCATGGCAACTGAGGAG ggGAAGTTGTCAGCCAGCACAGTGGGGCAGATTGTTGGACTGCAGTCTGAGGAGATCAAGCAAATTGCCACCGAATATGCCGAGAAG GCGGAGCGCTCCGTGGAGGATCGGCCGGAAAGATTTGGACCTGCGCAGCAACACAGGCGTCAACTGGCGTCACTCAACAAACAGATCACTCAAAAAACTAAAGATCTTGAAGAG CTGCAATCCAAACAGCAGGAGGCTAGAGCCGCATGTGAGGAAGCTAAAGTCAAACTAGCCGAG GCCACAGCACAAACTGAAAAGCTGGAGAGCGAGCTGAACTCACTGGAGGACGTAGAGTCTCAGGCCGATTCTGG GTTACTGGAGAAGCTGCGTGCTTTGGTGGCCATGAATGAAAACCTCAAACATCAAGAGCAAACGTTCCGCTCACACTGTCGC GAGGAAATGACCCGTCTGCAGCAGAATATTGAAGAGCTGAAGCTGGAGTATGGAGAAGAAGGAGAAGAGAAGAAG gaGATGAATGTGTTGATTGATCAGCAGTACACTGCAGACAGAGAAAAGCTGCAGAAGATCCGTCTGCTGATG GCTCGGAGGAACCGCGAGATTGCCATCCTACAGAGAAAGATCGATGAGGTTCCCAGCAGAGCCGAGCTGACCCAGTATCAGAAACGCTTTATTGAGCTGTACAGCCAAG TTTCTGCAACACACAAAGAGACAAAACAGTTCTTCACACTCTATAACACCCTGGATGACAAGAAGGTTTACCTGGAGAAAGAG gtCAATCTGCTGAACTCCATACACGATCATTTCCAGCA AGCCATGGCTTCGTCAGGAAGTAAAGAACAATTTCTCAGACAAATGGAGCAAATTGTGGAAGGAATCAAACAGAGTCGCATAAAG ATGGAAAAGAAAAGACAGGAGAATAAGATGCGCAGAGATCAGCTGAATGATGAGTACTTGGAGCTGCTGGATAAACAGAGGCTCTATTTTAAAACCGTCAAGGACTTTAAAGAG GAGTGCCGCAAGAATGAGATGCTGTTATCTAAACTAAGGGCAAAGGGAGCGTCATAA
- the ccdc93 gene encoding coiled-coil domain-containing protein 93 isoform X2, with product MAATSVFQRVRTGSKIGAQYDQEGNLIKVETREDEEQSVKLAEILELLLAAGYFRARIKGLSPFDKVVGGLTWCITTCNFDIDVDLLFQENSTIGQKIALTEKIVSVLPKMKCPHRLEPHQIQGLDFIHIFPVVQWLVKKAIETREEMGDYVRSYSISQFQKSHAFPEDEEFELRKERAISTVVNVCEVYAPQRRYKRQVDAGELLDEESRVHSTLLEFGRRYGFSKQSKAATAVEQKQVLAQGAPGVPPGMTQVSEEEDLQAAEELRIKALMTGMAAMATEEGKLSASTVGQIVGLQSEEIKQIATEYAEKAERSVEDRPERFGPAQQHRRQLASLNKQITQKTKDLEELQSKQQEARAACEEAKVKLAEATAQTEKLESELNSLEDVESQADSGLLEKLRALVAMNENLKHQEQTFRSHCREEMTRLQQNIEELKLEYGEEGEEKKEMNVLIDQQYTADREKLQKIRLLMARRNREIAILQRKIDEVPSRAELTQYQKRFIELYSQVSATHKETKQFFTLYNTLDDKKVYLEKEVNLLNSIHDHFQQAMASSGSKEQFLRQMEQIVEGIKQSRIKMEKKRQENKMRRDQLNDEYLELLDKQRLYFKTVKDFKEECRKNEMLLSKLRAKGAS from the exons ATGGCGGCCACCTCTGTGTTCCAGAGAGTGAGAACAGGCTCGAAAATCGGAGCCCAATATGATCAGGAGGGCAATCTCATCAAG GTGGAGACACGTGAGGATGAGGAGCAGAGTGTCAAGCTTGCAGAGATTTTGGAGTTGTTGCTCGCTGCTGGTTATTTCAGAGCACGCATTAAGGGACTGTCACCCTTTGACAAG GTGGTTGGAGGACTGACCTGGTGTATAACTACATGCAACTTTGACATAGACGTCGATCTGCTTTTCCAAGAAAATTCCACCATTGGGCAAAAAAT TGCTCTGACAGAGAAGATTGTGTCAGTTCTGCCCAAAATGAAGTGTCCTCACCGATTAGAGCCTCATCAGATCCAAGGGCTGGATTTCATCCACATCTTCCCTGTTGTACAG TGGTTAGTAAAGAAGGCGATTGAAACCCGGGAGGAGATGGGAGATTATGTCAGGTCATATTCCATTTCTCAGTTCCAGAAATCGCATGCATTTCCTGAG GATGAGGAGTTTGAATTAAGGAAGGAGAGAGCCATCAGTACCGTGGTGAACGTGTGT GAGGTTTATGCTCCTCAGAGGCGTTATAAACGGCAGGTGGATGCTGGCGAGCTGCTGGATGAAGAGTCTCGTGTTCATTCTACCTTGCTGGAGTTCGGCAG GCGTTATGGATTCAGCAAACAGTCTAAAGCAGCCACT GCAGTGGAGCAGAAGCAGGTGTTGGCTCAGGGCGCGCCGGGTGTGCCTCCTGGAATGACCCAGGTGTCTGAAGAAGAGGACCTGCAGGCAGCAGAGGAG CTCAGAATCAAAGCCTTGATGACTGGAATGGCTGCCATGGCAACTGAGGAG ggGAAGTTGTCAGCCAGCACAGTGGGGCAGATTGTTGGACTGCAGTCTGAGGAGATCAAGCAAATTGCCACCGAATATGCCGAGAAG GCGGAGCGCTCCGTGGAGGATCGGCCGGAAAGATTTGGACCTGCGCAGCAACACAGGCGTCAACTGGCGTCACTCAACAAACAGATCACTCAAAAAACTAAAGATCTTGAAGAG CTGCAATCCAAACAGCAGGAGGCTAGAGCCGCATGTGAGGAAGCTAAAGTCAAACTAGCCGAG GCCACAGCACAAACTGAAAAGCTGGAGAGCGAGCTGAACTCACTGGAGGACGTAGAGTCTCAGGCCGATTCTGG GTTACTGGAGAAGCTGCGTGCTTTGGTGGCCATGAATGAAAACCTCAAACATCAAGAGCAAACGTTCCGCTCACACTGTCGC GAGGAAATGACCCGTCTGCAGCAGAATATTGAAGAGCTGAAGCTGGAGTATGGAGAAGAAGGAGAAGAGAAGAAG gaGATGAATGTGTTGATTGATCAGCAGTACACTGCAGACAGAGAAAAGCTGCAGAAGATCCGTCTGCTGATG GCTCGGAGGAACCGCGAGATTGCCATCCTACAGAGAAAGATCGATGAGGTTCCCAGCAGAGCCGAGCTGACCCAGTATCAGAAACGCTTTATTGAGCTGTACAGCCAAG TTTCTGCAACACACAAAGAGACAAAACAGTTCTTCACACTCTATAACACCCTGGATGACAAGAAGGTTTACCTGGAGAAAGAG gtCAATCTGCTGAACTCCATACACGATCATTTCCAGCA AGCCATGGCTTCGTCAGGAAGTAAAGAACAATTTCTCAGACAAATGGAGCAAATTGTGGAAGGAATCAAACAGAGTCGCATAAAG ATGGAAAAGAAAAGACAGGAGAATAAGATGCGCAGAGATCAGCTGAATGATGAGTACTTGGAGCTGCTGGATAAACAGAGGCTCTATTTTAAAACCGTCAAGGACTTTAAAGAG GAGTGCCGCAAGAATGAGATGCTGTTATCTAAACTAAGGGCAAAGGGAGCGTCATAA
- the LOC113108390 gene encoding 1-phosphatidylinositol 4,5-bisphosphate phosphodiesterase delta-4-like, with protein MESPQTCCEKGHQNLEAMKAGMFLRKVKSRMWKRPRHYKLQEDCKTIAYKSSWAINSYSTFSISDVEAVREGHQSEALLSVADEFPADRCFTLVFRGRRGNLDLVADSAKEAQAWIQGIGALMENMENMDESTKLDQWISDWFLKGDLNKDGRINFKEAKKLLKMMNVEMNEEHALCLFMLADKSKSETLEDQEFVEFYKMLTQREEVLDLFQDYSSDGQSLSQCDLEEFLREEQLEGEGSYEHALQLIDRYEPVDTVRMNHMMSVNGFLMYLTSPEGSIFNPERQNLFQDMSQPLAHYYISSSHNTYLMEDQLKGPSSVEAYIQALKRGCRCVEVDCWNGSNGEPVVYHGHTLTTKILLKDVITTIANYAFKASEYPLIVSIENHCSIEQQEVMARYFRDILGDMLLTNTVDGISSELPSPEALKRKILLKGKKFENESENPSGEVSDEDEAAEMKTDSPVTEIPPKNGKKSRQNLCKELSDLMFCKSVHFHSFEHSRTSAKPSEMSSFSESKARKYSKEAGSDFVLHNTRQLTRVYPSGMRTDSSNYCPVDMWNMGCQIVALNFQTAGMEMDLNDGLFTQNGCSGYILKPEILCKRERLFDPENPKERNDYHPLHFYVKVISGQQLPKVKQKAWSIVDPLVRVEIFGVPLDQAKQETKYIDNNGFNPQWNETLQFTIHTPELALVRFVVEDYDKASRNDFIGQYTIPFTSIQPGYRHVHLLSKDGTSIHPSSIFVHIKIREL; from the exons ATGGAATCACCTCAAACATGCT GTGAAAAGGGTCATCAAAACCTTGAAGCCATGAAAGCTGGCATGTTTCTGCGCAAAGTGAAGTCTCGTATGTGGAAGCGTCCGCGGCACTACAAACTTCAGGAGGACTGCAAGACTATTGCATATAAATCCAGCTGGGCAATAAACTCTTATTCTACCT TCTCCATCAGTGATGTGGAGGCTGTTCGTGAGGGACATCAGTCAGAGGCACTCCTTAGTGTGGCAGATGAGTTTCCCGCTGACCGCTGTTTCACTCTGGTGTTTCGCGGCCGAAGAGGAAACCTGGACCTGGTGGCTGATTCAGCAAAGGAAGCTCAGGCCTGGATTCAGGGTATTGGAGCCCTCATGGAGAACATGGAGAACATGGATGAGAGCACTAAACTTGACCA ATGGATCTCAGACTGGTTTTTGAAAGGAGATCTAAACAAGGATGGCAGAATTAATTTTAAGGAGGCAAAGAAATTACTGAAAATGATGAACGTGGAGATGAATGAAGAACATGCATTATGTCTTTTTATG TTGGCAGATAAGTCGAAGTCAGAAACCCTGGAGGATCAGGAGTTTGTGGagttttataaaatgcttactcaGAGAGAAGAGGTGCTGGATTTATTCCAGGATTATTCCAGTGATGGACAAAGTCTATCCCAGTGTGATCTGGAGGAGTTTCTGAGAGAGGAGCAGTTAGAGGGGGAGGGCAGTTATGAACATGCCCTTCAGCTGATTGACCGCTATGAGCCTGTAGACACCG TCCGAATGAATCACATGATGTCAGTCAATGGGTTCCTTATGTACCTGACGTCTCCTGAGGGATCCATCTTCAATCCAGAGCGGCAGAACCTTTTTCAGGACATGAGCCAACCTCTCGCCCACTATTACATCTCCTCATCACACAACACTTATCTGATGGAGGACCAGTTAAAAGGACCAAGCAGCGTTGAGGCCTACATCCA GGCACTAAAACGAGGCTGCAGGTGTGTAGAAGTAGACTGCTGGAATGGATCAAATGGGGAGCCGGTAGTTTATCATGGACACACACTGACAACTAAGATTCTCCTCAAAGATGTGATTACTACTATAGCAAATTATGCCTTCAAG GCGTCTGAGTATCCACTCATTGTGTCCATTGAAAACCACTGCAGCATAGAGCAACAGGAAGTCATGGCTCGATATTTCAGAGACATTCTGGGTGATATGCTACTCACAAACACAGTAGATGGAATCTCCAGCGAACTGCCATCCCCAGAG GCACTTAAGAGGAAAATCTTGTTAAAAGGGAAGAAGTTTGAAAACGAGTCCGAGAACCCCTCAGGTGAAGTCAGCGATGAGGACGAGGCAGCAGAAATGAAAACGGACAGTCCAGTAACTGAGATTCCACCAAAAAACGGCAAG AAATCCCGGCAAAATCTATGCAAGGAGCTCTCAGACCTAATGTTCTGTAAGAGTGTACATTTCCACAGCTTTGAGCATTCCCGCACCTCTGCTAAGCCTAGTGAGATGTCATCCTTCTCTGAGTCTAAAGCACGTAAATATTCAAAAGAAGCAG gTTCAGATTTTGTGCTGCATAACACCAGGCAGCTGACAAGAGTGTATCCAAGTGGAATGAGGACGGATTCATCAAATTACTGTCCAGTAGACATGTGGAACATGGGATGCCAGATTG TGGCATTAAACTTCCAGACAGCAGGGATGGAAATGGATCTTAATGATGGGTTGTTTACTCAGAATGGCTGCAGTGGCTACATCCTAAAACCTGAAATCCTTTGCaaaagagagagactctttgatCCTGAAAATCCTAAGGAACGTAATGATTACCACCCTCTACACTTCTATGTTAAG gTTATTAGTGGACAGCAGCTCCCTAAAGTAAAGCAAAAAGCATGGTCCATTGTAGACCCCCTGGTAAGGGTGGAAATTTTTGGTGTTCCTTTGGATCAAGCCAAACAGGAGACCAAATACATTGACAACAatg GATTCAATCCACAATGGAATGAAACATTGCAGTTTACAATCCACACCCCTGAGCTGGCACTGGTGCGTTTTGTAGTTGAAGATTATGATAAAGCATCAAGGAATGACTTCATAGGGCAATACACTATACCTTTTACCAGTATTCAACCAG GATATCGTCATGTGCATCTGTTGTCCAAAGATGGAACGAGTATCCATCCATCCTCCATCTTTGTTCATATCAAAATTAGAGAGTTGTAA